In the Streptomyces sp. cg36 genome, one interval contains:
- a CDS encoding PBSX family phage terminase large subunit: MAAPPPLSDKQLASIRQARARINVWHGSVRSGKTIASLLCFLLMVRRAPASGLILICGRSLQTVERNIIEPLQDPELFGADVASEVRHTRGATTAVIYGRVVHLIGASDARAEGRLRGLTASLAYVDEITLLPEPFFVQLLARLSVPGAKLLGTTNPDSPRHWLKTGYLDRAAELDLAAWHFRLADNPSLAPAYVASLTAEYSGLWRRRMIDGAWVVAEGAVFDMFDEQQHVVDELPPMRRYWLGIDYGTSNPFSAILLGLGDDDRLYAAAEWRHDARAVRRQMTDAQYSRAVRAWLAELDVAPEWTFIDPSAASYSTQLWTDGHPGIARADNTVLDGIRSVASALDSGLLRIHRSCAGLLDELPGYVWSDEAAARGEDRPVKKDDHSVDALRYAVHSTANEWRHLLTRTI, from the coding sequence ATGGCCGCGCCTCCGCCGCTGTCCGACAAGCAACTCGCCTCGATCCGCCAGGCACGCGCCCGCATCAACGTGTGGCACGGCAGCGTGCGCTCGGGGAAGACGATTGCGAGCCTGCTGTGCTTCCTGCTCATGGTCCGCCGCGCTCCGGCCTCGGGCCTGATCCTGATCTGCGGGCGCAGCTTGCAGACCGTCGAGCGCAACATCATCGAGCCCCTGCAAGACCCCGAACTCTTCGGCGCGGACGTCGCCTCGGAAGTCCGGCACACCCGGGGCGCGACAACGGCCGTGATCTACGGGCGCGTTGTCCACCTGATCGGCGCGAGCGACGCTCGGGCCGAGGGACGGCTGCGCGGTCTGACGGCATCCCTGGCGTACGTCGACGAGATCACCCTGCTGCCCGAACCGTTCTTCGTGCAGCTCCTCGCCCGCCTGTCCGTGCCCGGGGCGAAGCTGCTCGGCACCACCAACCCCGACAGTCCCCGGCACTGGCTCAAGACCGGTTATCTCGACCGCGCCGCCGAACTCGATCTCGCTGCCTGGCACTTCCGCCTCGCTGATAACCCCTCGCTCGCTCCCGCCTACGTCGCGTCGCTTACTGCGGAGTACTCCGGATTGTGGCGCCGCCGCATGATCGACGGCGCTTGGGTGGTCGCCGAGGGCGCGGTCTTCGACATGTTCGACGAGCAGCAGCACGTCGTCGACGAGCTGCCGCCGATGCGCCGCTACTGGCTCGGCATCGACTACGGCACCTCGAACCCCTTCTCGGCGATCCTGCTCGGCCTCGGCGACGACGACCGCCTGTACGCCGCTGCCGAGTGGCGCCATGACGCGCGCGCTGTGCGCCGGCAGATGACCGACGCGCAGTACAGCCGCGCTGTGCGCGCGTGGCTCGCCGAGCTGGACGTCGCCCCAGAGTGGACGTTCATTGACCCGAGCGCCGCCTCGTACTCCACCCAACTGTGGACGGACGGGCACCCGGGCATCGCGCGCGCTGACAACACCGTGCTTGACGGCATCCGCAGCGTGGCAAGCGCCCTCGACTCCGGTCTGCTGCGCATTCACCGCTCATGTGCCGGCCTGCTCGACGAACTGCCCGGCTACGTGTGGAGCGACGAGGCCGCCGCCCGGGGCGAGGACCGGCCCGTCAAGAAAGACGATCACAGCGTCGACGCACTGCGCTACGCCGTCCACTCCACCGCGAACGAGTGGCGCCACCTGCTCACCCGCACCATCTAG
- a CDS encoding phage portal protein: MPLPDNNTPWPPAQLAPLYREMRVDDAWYSGDRRRLSEVYRHQQHREDGRRRLWARHRHQQPGKRDGRLHIPLAGDIATASADLLFSEPPTFTVADTATQDRLADLIETGGVANTLLEAAEVAAALGGVYLRITWDASLAARPLLTAVHADCAVPEFRFGQLVAVTFWHELASDSSTVWRHLERHEPGRILHGLYQGTPDRLGTRVPLTEHPEVAALAGSLGPEGDAIETGIPELTAAYVPNIRPNRRHRGSPFGRSDYAAPLHDLMDALDETWSSWLRDIRLARARLLVPDGYLRDHGPGRGASFDDDREIWQTLNIPPTEAGGITLSQFAIRVAEHQSTADAIVQQAVRSAGYSSQTFGLGDQGGAVTATEVKARERRSMTTRNKKSRYWVPELADMLLVMLRLDRALFTPGLVPERPRVTFGDSVSEDPASTAQTLSLLQQAQAVSTDTKVRALHPDWDDTAVREEVDRILTETGQAAPDPMQLGALP, from the coding sequence ATGCCCCTGCCTGACAACAACACGCCGTGGCCCCCGGCCCAACTCGCCCCGCTGTACCGCGAGATGCGCGTCGATGACGCGTGGTACTCCGGCGACCGCCGCCGCCTCTCCGAGGTCTACCGGCACCAGCAGCACCGCGAGGACGGACGGCGCCGACTGTGGGCACGCCACCGCCACCAGCAGCCCGGCAAGCGCGACGGACGGCTGCACATCCCGCTCGCCGGCGACATCGCCACCGCATCCGCCGACCTGCTGTTCAGCGAGCCGCCGACGTTCACCGTCGCCGACACCGCAACGCAGGACCGGCTCGCCGACCTCATCGAGACCGGCGGCGTCGCCAACACCCTGTTGGAAGCGGCCGAGGTCGCCGCCGCCTTGGGGGGCGTGTACCTGCGGATCACCTGGGATGCCTCGCTCGCCGCGCGCCCGCTGCTCACCGCCGTGCACGCCGACTGCGCGGTACCCGAGTTCCGGTTCGGGCAGCTCGTCGCCGTCACCTTCTGGCACGAGCTCGCCTCGGACTCCTCCACCGTGTGGCGCCACCTGGAGCGCCACGAGCCCGGCCGCATCCTGCACGGCCTCTACCAAGGGACGCCGGACCGGCTCGGCACACGGGTGCCGCTCACCGAGCACCCCGAGGTCGCCGCCCTCGCCGGCTCGCTCGGCCCCGAGGGCGACGCGATCGAGACCGGCATACCTGAGCTGACTGCCGCCTACGTCCCCAACATCCGCCCCAACCGGAGGCACCGCGGATCGCCGTTCGGCCGCTCCGACTATGCCGCGCCGCTCCATGACCTCATGGACGCGCTCGACGAGACATGGTCGTCCTGGCTGCGCGACATCCGCCTCGCCCGCGCCCGCCTGCTCGTGCCCGACGGCTACCTGCGCGACCACGGCCCCGGCCGTGGCGCCTCGTTCGACGACGACCGGGAGATCTGGCAGACGCTCAACATCCCGCCCACCGAGGCGGGCGGGATCACCCTGTCGCAGTTCGCGATCAGGGTCGCCGAGCACCAGTCGACCGCCGACGCCATCGTGCAGCAGGCCGTACGGTCGGCCGGCTACAGCTCCCAGACGTTCGGGCTCGGCGACCAGGGCGGCGCCGTCACCGCGACCGAGGTCAAGGCACGCGAGCGCCGCTCGATGACCACCCGCAACAAGAAGTCGCGGTACTGGGTACCCGAGCTCGCCGACATGCTGCTCGTCATGCTGCGGCTCGACCGCGCCCTGTTCACCCCGGGCCTCGTACCCGAGCGGCCGAGAGTGACGTTCGGCGACTCGGTCAGCGAGGACCCGGCCAGCACCGCGCAGACCCTTTCCCTGCTCCAGCAGGCGCAGGCCGTCAGCACCGACACCAAGGTGCGCGCTCTGCATCCCGACTGGGACGACACGGCCGTGCGAGAGGAGGTCGACCGCATTCTCACCGAGACCGGCCAAGCCGCCCCGGACCCGATGCAGCTCGGCGCCCTCCCCTGA
- a CDS encoding HNH endonuclease signature motif containing protein, protein MPRDWTDRFLAKIRDGEGGCWEWTGHIKPNGYGQVRIGDHKHHVHRLAYEVMVGPIPPGLVIDHLCRNRRCLRPDHLEPVPQRTNILRGEGPTARNARRTHCVRGHRFDTANTYVRPSGARNCRACRTGDRHRPHKRQGVTHAPA, encoded by the coding sequence ATGCCGCGCGACTGGACCGACCGATTCCTCGCCAAGATCCGTGACGGCGAGGGCGGTTGCTGGGAGTGGACCGGCCACATCAAGCCCAACGGATACGGGCAAGTACGTATCGGCGACCACAAGCACCACGTACACCGCCTCGCCTACGAGGTGATGGTCGGCCCCATCCCGCCGGGACTCGTGATTGACCACCTGTGCCGCAACCGCAGGTGCCTGCGCCCTGACCACCTGGAGCCCGTGCCCCAGCGGACCAACATCCTGCGCGGCGAGGGCCCGACCGCCCGCAACGCCCGGCGCACCCACTGCGTACGCGGCCACCGGTTCGACACCGCGAACACCTACGTCCGGCCAAGCGGTGCCCGCAACTGCCGGGCCTGCCGCACCGGGGACCGGCACCGTCCGCACAAGCGACAGGGGGTCACTCATGCCCCTGCCTGA